The following is a genomic window from Plasmodium berghei ANKA genome assembly, chromosome: 9.
AGTAGGGGGGATGTTCCTAGAATAAAAATCATATGCatcttttataaaataattttgtaaattgaATGCTTCATAATCtgtatttaaattatctaTAAAATTTCTAACAAAAacttcatcatttttatttgttaataGTGTAGATATATAGgcttttatattaaaatctgttaatatatctttttttcggattttttttacttctTCAGGAGCACACATTTGCTTTTTGTTTGTTTCTTtcgtattttttatatcttcttcttctattgtatattttgttctttCATTAGTTATATctgatataattttttctaactcacttatttttattttttcttttccttTAAACAAATCATATAACTCTTTTTCTGATATCAACTCATTAAATGCTTTTGAAAATTCGGAAGCTTTTAATCGAATGTTGtcaatataattatttgtttttaactTAACATCTGAAGGATTGAAATTATACTTTAatactttatttttcatttggCTAGctactattttatttacatatatacttttataatCTTCcgatttttcatttataaaattaacaaattgtttataatCCACTTTATCATTTTCGCATTTTAAGTTTATCTTCAAACAGTTCCAAGAGTaatctatttttttgtctGCCATTGAAggcaatatatattttattatatttttgtattcaTTATAATTGATACTTTTGGATATCCTATCTATGTTGTCTTTGGTTTTCAATTCGATTCCATTCATTTTTGCAGATTGActaaaattttcatcagCTTTTTCATCTTGAGTGcgtttatatattatatcattaattttgtatttcaATCTACTGTCTTCCGAATTATGAACATAACTTAAATAATTCCATAACTCATCTACGTGAATttctttatcttttttttcgttttttatattattcgTTTCTGTAGTAATTCTatcaatatttattttacttttttttccgacattttttttaaatttgcaagggatatttttaaattttatattatttttttcatttatcattttattaagtTTAACAAACTCTATTTCCTTTtctttcatatttttattcattccgaatatatttgtatttggtttatttttactatcGATCCATGTggttaaaaaattatgatcattcacatttatatcattttctaCATCATTGTAAGATTGTATTGTTTCTTCAGTAAAATCAtgcttattatttttaaggATGTTTTCCCTCAAATTATCCCTATtgtttttgttaatattattatcattgtCATTGCTACCATTATTAgtttcaaataatatatcatcattttgTGTGTCTGAAATAGTGAAATgcgaattatttttattcgaATTTCCAGTTATGTGGCATCTCTCTTTTCTCCTTGTTgccatttatataaaaattaacacAAAGTGTTTTAAGGATCTtgtctattttatttatttaaaatacattttgcatataaatacatgCATAAAAGCATATctattcatatattatgcatacaataccttaaaaattaatataattgataaaaaattattttcattactgggtatattattagttatatatgtaattttACATAGtctcatatatttaaatgtcttttttttatatcgttaaaaaaaataccgCTTTTCGTTTAAAAGAATGCACAAAGAGAATATTATAGCAATTCTCTTTTTTCTCAtacaagaaaaaaaagactaaataaaattttattattttgtaaaatttatttatgttcCATATGCAACTTATTAAAAGTGAgaacatatattaaatttttttattttaaataatatttatccTAGGAGGTTTCTTTTCTCGTGTCCTAAGAATGTAATATTAtagttataaatatgtcaagtaaatatatagaaaatatatatatgtgcaaAGATATGTGTAAATTCACGTGTGTATATCACATCCTACAAAAGAgagtaaatataatatacacatCCATATGAATTATACAACGTATCTAagcacatatatatattatatatgcataaaggtaaaaatggaaaacaataatatatcaggaaaaaaaatacaaaatgaaaaagaataCCTCTTGGATATTCTAAAAGCAAATGACTGTGAAAGTTTAAAAGaattacaaaatttaataaattttttaaataatgaaaataaaagattgCATTCATTGAAcattgaaaatttaaaaagaataaatattttaagcGCAAGAATTAACCatttagaaaatttaaCGAAAGACAATAGCCAACATTATGAATGTGAAACTAACTATAAATACAAGTTTATGGAAGTACTAAGAGCAGTTAATAtcatcaaaaaatatacggtaagaataaataaaaaaaagtaatatgTGTGTTGTCTTTTATTAATTcgtcatatttatttattcccTTTTATGGTTTTTAGAAAGATAAGGAAAATGAATACAATGAAATGGTTAGAGAACACGAAAAATATtcaacttttttttttttaaacttgaataaaattatagatTCAATTATCATCCAAAACAATGAAAGTAATGTCAGCAACTTGGATGATATTTTGCCCACCCTAAACTCTCAcactaaaaataatgaaagaAATTATTCCCATGATAAGACAAAAATGAATAGATTACATTCATCACCCAATTTATATCATCAcagttttaaaaattttgacAACTATTGGCAATGTCTTAGcgtaaatgataataataggATGGGAAATGCTGGGAACGCTGTAAATAATCAACATTTAGAGCCTCTTGATTGTGGTATATACAAA
Proteins encoded in this region:
- a CDS encoding calcium-binding protein, putative, yielding MATRRKERCHITGNSNKNNSHFTISDTQNDDILFETNNGSNDNDNNINKNNRDNLRENILKNNKHDFTEETIQSYNDVENDINVNDHNFLTTWIDSKNKPNTNIFGMNKNMKEKEIEFVKLNKMINEKNNIKFKNIPCKFKKNVGKKSKINIDRITTETNNIKNEKKDKEIHVDELWNYLSYVHNSEDSRLKYKINDIIYKRTQDEKADENFSQSAKMNGIELKTKDNIDRISKSINYNEYKNIIKYILPSMADKKIDYSWNCLKINLKCENDKVDYKQFVNFINEKSEDYKSIYVNKIVASQMKNKVLKYNFNPSDVKLKTNNYIDNIRLKASEFSKAFNELISEKELYDLFKGKEKIKISELEKIISDITNERTKYTIEEEDIKNTKETNKKQMCAPEEVKKIRKKDILTDFNIKAYISTLLTNKNDEVFVRNFIDNLNTDYEAFNLQNYFIKDAYDFYSRNIPPTEQINSTYNMELNKEEVKRAKFLIEEIDYSVRNNFLPKYLTVKNNNKKDPKNPYLSLYEIFKHLDNDKDSYITKEDLHKSINNLKIKNITNGDVNILLKYIDTQKKGYIDINDFLTNYQLEDKSMISWIKNTNKPYFEFVQNLKREDFGNYDTGSRRRSISENRPNNENAFIAKKYDDAIYNYNLELDKFCPSYVIRERIRNKFIAKPEDFLNKHINSTKFNLTPYKNTNNLIQPVENSDLYMNDNLRFKTTYNLNYN